In Listeria monocytogenes, the following proteins share a genomic window:
- a CDS encoding glycoside hydrolase family 31 protein: MDASTSFAILPSNVKQKTAFPRKVNQVKTASWANNCLTGTLDIGQFSCYFVNEKIARVTVNPFGEVDLTPSIAAIHDTEKQAAKFTETTDGYELHFADKEIIVCKNPFRISMKQAGKRIFQTEGLAINRDKEHQISIQSDPGTAIFGLGEKTGALNKAGSIISMWNTDVYSPHNKDTVELYQSIPFMIADTAETTYGLFYDNSHRTEFDFQSFEEMYTILAEGGQANLYVIFGEDTKEVVANYTDLTGKTPLPPKWSLGYHQSRYSYTSEEEVERIANTFKEKEIPLDCVFMDIHYMDDFRVFTFNPDTFPNGPELIARLREQNIDVVPIVDPGIKKDVDYSVYQEGIKHNYFCSKLEGSIYYGDVWPGVSAFPDFLSTTVQRWWGDLHKFYTDIGIRGIWNDMNEPSVFNESKTMDLDVVHNLDGKNVTHKEAHNLYGLYMSKATFEGLKRLVPNERPFSLTRAGYAGVQRYSAVWTGDNRSHWEHLEMSLPMIMNLGLSGVAFTGADVGGFSSDCTKEMLIRWTQAGAFLPYFRNHCVQDSIYQEPWAFGADAERIVKQYIELRYAFLPYIYTEFQKTAESGLPLVRPLYMEFKDERDLIQVNDQFMLGENILVAPIVREGQVKRLVRLPKGLWFNYWTKEQLVGGDYIIADAPIDTMPIYIKAGTILPVGSSVQNTKETQELALEVYLDGDAASGYVYNDDGKSYQYESGAVSKTTLTATFKNGEVQINANHQGEEKLQQKVTTIQVFGEKIDKITRAGI; encoded by the coding sequence ATGGATGCTTCCACAAGTTTTGCGATTTTACCATCTAATGTAAAACAAAAAACGGCTTTCCCGAGAAAAGTAAATCAAGTGAAAACGGCTAGTTGGGCGAATAATTGCCTGACTGGCACACTTGATATCGGTCAGTTCAGTTGCTATTTTGTTAATGAAAAAATTGCTCGCGTGACGGTGAACCCATTTGGAGAAGTAGATTTAACACCTTCGATTGCGGCGATTCACGATACGGAAAAACAAGCGGCTAAATTTACAGAAACAACGGACGGCTATGAGCTTCATTTTGCGGATAAAGAGATTATTGTTTGTAAAAATCCTTTCCGAATTAGTATGAAACAAGCTGGGAAGCGTATTTTCCAAACAGAAGGATTGGCAATTAATCGCGATAAAGAACACCAAATTTCTATTCAAAGCGATCCTGGAACAGCGATTTTTGGCCTAGGTGAAAAAACGGGTGCCTTGAATAAAGCTGGCTCGATTATTAGTATGTGGAACACGGATGTATACAGTCCGCATAATAAAGATACAGTGGAGTTATACCAGTCCATTCCTTTCATGATTGCGGATACTGCGGAAACAACCTATGGCTTATTTTATGATAATTCGCATCGTACAGAATTTGATTTCCAAAGTTTTGAAGAAATGTATACGATTTTAGCAGAAGGCGGACAAGCGAATTTATATGTTATTTTTGGTGAAGACACGAAAGAAGTTGTCGCAAACTACACTGATTTAACTGGTAAAACACCACTTCCGCCAAAATGGTCATTAGGTTATCATCAATCAAGGTACAGCTACACCTCGGAAGAAGAAGTGGAACGGATTGCGAATACTTTTAAAGAAAAAGAGATTCCACTCGACTGTGTATTCATGGATATACATTACATGGATGATTTCCGCGTATTCACTTTTAACCCGGATACTTTTCCAAATGGACCAGAGTTGATTGCGCGTCTTCGTGAACAAAATATTGACGTTGTACCGATTGTCGATCCGGGAATTAAAAAAGATGTTGATTATTCTGTTTATCAAGAGGGGATCAAACATAATTATTTCTGCAGTAAATTAGAAGGTTCGATTTATTATGGGGATGTTTGGCCGGGCGTCAGTGCTTTCCCTGATTTTCTAAGTACGACTGTTCAGCGATGGTGGGGCGATTTGCACAAGTTTTACACAGATATAGGTATACGCGGGATTTGGAATGATATGAATGAGCCATCTGTATTTAATGAAAGTAAAACGATGGATTTAGATGTTGTGCATAATCTGGACGGAAAAAATGTAACCCATAAAGAAGCACATAATTTATACGGATTGTATATGAGTAAAGCGACTTTTGAAGGGTTAAAACGGCTTGTGCCAAATGAACGTCCATTTTCGCTCACTCGTGCTGGTTATGCGGGTGTTCAGCGTTATTCGGCGGTTTGGACGGGAGATAATCGCAGTCACTGGGAGCATTTAGAAATGTCGCTACCGATGATTATGAATTTAGGATTATCGGGCGTTGCGTTTACCGGTGCCGATGTTGGTGGATTTTCTTCGGATTGTACGAAAGAAATGTTGATTCGTTGGACGCAAGCTGGGGCCTTTTTACCATATTTCAGAAATCACTGTGTACAAGATAGTATTTACCAAGAGCCCTGGGCGTTTGGTGCGGATGCAGAGAGAATTGTGAAGCAATATATTGAATTGCGCTATGCCTTTTTGCCGTATATTTATACAGAATTCCAAAAAACGGCAGAGAGTGGTTTGCCGCTCGTTCGGCCGCTTTACATGGAGTTTAAAGATGAACGCGATTTAATTCAAGTGAATGATCAATTTATGCTAGGTGAAAATATCCTCGTTGCGCCAATCGTTCGCGAAGGCCAAGTGAAGCGCTTAGTTCGATTGCCAAAAGGGCTTTGGTTTAATTATTGGACGAAAGAACAGTTAGTGGGCGGCGACTATATTATCGCAGACGCGCCGATTGATACCATGCCAATTTATATTAAAGCAGGAACAATTCTGCCAGTTGGTAGCAGCGTTCAAAATACAAAAGAGACGCAAGAATTGGCATTAGAGGTTTACTTAGATGGCGACGCGGCAAGCGGTTACGTGTATAATGATGATGGGAAAAGTTACCAATATGAAAGCGGCGCAGTATCCAAAACAACACTCACAGCTACTTTCAAAAATGGTGAAGTACAAATAAATGCCAACCATCAAGGCGAGGAAAAACTACAACAAAAAGTAACTACAATACAAGTTTTTGGAGAAAAAATAGACAAAATTACAAGGGCGGGAATTTAA
- a CDS encoding alpha-glucosidase: MKEKDWWKKSVVYQIYPKSFNDSNGDGVGDIQGIIEKLDYLKELGVDVIWLSPVYDSPQDDNGYDIRDYQKIYEEYGDMATFDQLLQGLHDRDMKLVMDLVVNHTSDEHKWFEESRKSKDNPYRDYYFWREENEINNWGSIFSGPAWELDEKTGEYYLHLFSKKQPDLNWENPKLRQDVYNMMKFWLDKGIDGFRMDVINFISKNTDFPDGPVPDGQIYGDAGNDFCNGPRIHEFLQEMNQEVTSKYDVMTVGEMPGASTTDAQIYTNPANNEVDMIFTFEHMNLDSDGDNKWDLKPIYLPDLKENMSEWQVALQENGWNSLYWNNHDQPRIVSRFGNDNRFRVRSAKMLATCLHMMKGTPYIYQGEEIGMTNVHFETLDDYRDIETLNMYKERKEQGHSHESIMQSIYTKGRDNARTPYQWDNSENAGFTTGTPWLKVNPRYTEINNEEALKNPDSIFYYYQNLIKLRKTTEIITTGNYRLLLPKDEAIFAYERYTENEKLVVLCNFTEEEQVISDETILNEIQKGSVLVNNVPNIIEGTLRPYEAIVYQIK, from the coding sequence ATGAAAGAAAAAGACTGGTGGAAAAAAAGCGTAGTGTACCAAATCTATCCAAAAAGTTTTAATGATTCGAATGGCGATGGAGTCGGTGATATTCAAGGAATTATCGAGAAATTAGATTATTTAAAAGAGCTTGGCGTGGACGTTATCTGGTTGTCCCCTGTATACGATTCGCCACAAGACGACAATGGTTATGATATTCGTGATTATCAAAAAATTTACGAAGAATATGGCGACATGGCGACTTTTGATCAATTACTTCAAGGTTTACACGACCGCGATATGAAACTCGTAATGGACTTAGTTGTAAACCATACTTCTGATGAACACAAGTGGTTTGAAGAATCTCGGAAATCCAAAGATAACCCATATCGCGATTACTATTTCTGGCGCGAAGAAAACGAAATCAACAACTGGGGTTCGATTTTCAGCGGTCCAGCATGGGAATTAGACGAAAAAACAGGCGAGTACTATTTACACCTGTTCTCCAAAAAACAACCTGATTTAAACTGGGAAAACCCTAAATTACGCCAAGATGTATATAATATGATGAAATTCTGGCTAGATAAAGGCATTGATGGTTTCCGCATGGACGTAATTAATTTTATTTCCAAAAACACCGATTTCCCAGATGGCCCAGTGCCAGATGGTCAAATTTACGGTGATGCTGGCAATGATTTCTGCAATGGACCGCGTATCCATGAGTTCTTGCAAGAAATGAACCAAGAAGTTACTTCTAAATACGATGTGATGACTGTTGGGGAAATGCCTGGTGCTAGTACAACCGACGCGCAAATTTATACGAACCCAGCAAATAACGAAGTCGATATGATTTTTACATTTGAGCATATGAACTTAGATTCCGATGGCGACAATAAATGGGATCTAAAACCAATCTACTTACCAGATTTAAAAGAAAATATGTCTGAATGGCAAGTGGCGCTTCAAGAAAACGGCTGGAATAGCTTATATTGGAATAATCATGACCAACCGCGTATCGTTTCTCGTTTTGGGAATGACAATCGTTTCCGCGTTCGTTCAGCGAAAATGCTCGCAACTTGTCTGCATATGATGAAAGGAACACCATATATTTATCAAGGTGAAGAAATCGGGATGACGAATGTTCATTTTGAAACACTAGATGATTACCGTGATATCGAAACGCTAAACATGTATAAAGAGCGTAAGGAGCAAGGACACAGCCATGAAAGCATCATGCAGTCGATTTACACAAAAGGCCGTGACAATGCGAGAACGCCGTACCAGTGGGATAATAGCGAGAATGCTGGCTTCACAACCGGAACGCCTTGGCTTAAAGTCAACCCGCGCTATACAGAAATCAACAACGAAGAAGCGCTGAAAAACCCAGACTCCATTTTCTACTACTACCAAAATCTTATTAAGTTACGAAAAACGACTGAAATCATCACAACTGGTAATTATCGCTTGTTGTTACCTAAAGATGAAGCGATTTTTGCATATGAACGCTACACAGAAAATGAAAAATTAGTTGTTTTATGTAATTTCACAGAAGAAGAACAAGTTATTTCTGATGAAACCATTTTGAACGAAATCCAAAAAGGTTCTGTTCTTGTAAACAATGTTCCTAATATTATAGAAGGAACTTTACGACCTTACGAAGCAATCGTTTATCAAATCAAGTAA
- a CDS encoding TatD family hydrolase codes for MLFDTHVHLNDEAFDDDIEEVIKRAQENDVTRMAVVGFNKETIDRALELAEKYDFISLIVGWHPTDAITFTDADLEWLRDLALTHPKVVALGEMGLDYHWDTSPKETQFEVFRKQIRLAKEVNLPIVIHNREATEDVVRILQEEHAEEVGGIMHCFGETVEVMEACLAMNFYISFGGTVTFKNAKLPKIAAQAIPIDRLLIETDAPYLAPTPNRGKRNEPGYVKLVAEKIAELKEMKYSEIATHSTENAKRLFKIKD; via the coding sequence TTGCTATTTGACACGCATGTACACCTCAATGACGAGGCTTTTGACGATGATATAGAAGAAGTAATAAAACGCGCACAGGAAAACGATGTGACTCGTATGGCTGTCGTAGGCTTTAATAAAGAAACGATTGACCGGGCGCTTGAATTAGCCGAGAAATATGATTTTATCTCATTAATCGTCGGCTGGCACCCTACGGACGCTATTACATTCACGGATGCAGATTTAGAATGGCTCCGCGATTTAGCACTTACACACCCGAAAGTAGTTGCTTTAGGGGAAATGGGCTTAGATTATCACTGGGATACTTCGCCAAAAGAAACGCAATTTGAGGTTTTTAGAAAACAAATCCGTTTAGCGAAAGAAGTGAATTTACCGATAGTCATTCACAACCGCGAAGCAACAGAAGATGTTGTACGTATTTTGCAAGAAGAACACGCAGAAGAAGTTGGCGGGATTATGCATTGTTTTGGTGAAACTGTCGAAGTAATGGAAGCTTGCCTAGCGATGAATTTTTACATTTCATTCGGTGGAACAGTCACTTTCAAAAACGCAAAATTACCAAAAATTGCAGCCCAAGCTATACCAATTGACCGTTTATTAATAGAAACTGACGCGCCTTACCTAGCTCCAACTCCAAATCGCGGAAAAAGAAATGAACCTGGATACGTCAAGTTAGTTGCCGAAAAAATTGCAGAACTGAAAGAAATGAAATATAGCGAAATCGCTACGCACTCAACAGAAAACGCAAAAAGACTATTTAAAATAAAAGATTGA
- a CDS encoding resuscitation-promoting factor: protein MTMENSSNVAQSSKWKLPIMIAGFVIVVALVFYFVFEGTKNDITIVNAGEKIESRTHAKTVSEALDEAGIKVSERDEIAPGKNAEIKDGMEIKYLPARQITINDNGTKKDVWSTKTNVADLLKDENITTRPQDVLNVALDTKLKDGLKVNIDRAIQLSLQNGTKKDTVWTTKTKVSDLLAEKNIKLDQDDRVSPAKDSNLKEKMTVEVTYVNSKAEKKNEQVKFETVYKEDDSLNKGVEKVVQEGKNGEKVVEYKVTFENGKEKKRDVIKENVTSNKTDKVVVRGTKEKVVATQVSTSSSSASSSSSSAPSSGGKTYRMESTAYSGGGITAYGINLSANPGLKVIAVDPRVIPLGSKVWVEGYGEAIAGDTGGVIKGNIVDVYFPNESQCYSWGRRMVTVKVLN from the coding sequence ATGACCATGGAAAACAGCAGTAACGTAGCCCAATCATCAAAATGGAAACTACCAATCATGATTGCAGGATTTGTTATTGTAGTAGCATTGGTTTTTTATTTCGTTTTCGAAGGAACTAAAAACGATATCACTATAGTAAACGCTGGTGAAAAAATTGAATCAAGAACACATGCTAAAACTGTTTCAGAAGCATTAGACGAAGCAGGCATTAAAGTAAGTGAACGTGATGAAATTGCTCCAGGAAAAAATGCAGAAATCAAAGACGGTATGGAAATCAAATATTTACCAGCTCGTCAAATTACAATAAATGATAATGGTACTAAAAAAGACGTTTGGAGCACAAAAACAAACGTAGCAGACTTGCTTAAAGATGAAAATATTACAACTCGTCCGCAAGATGTGTTAAACGTAGCATTAGACACTAAATTAAAAGATGGCCTTAAGGTTAACATTGACCGTGCCATTCAACTTTCCTTACAAAACGGAACAAAAAAAGATACAGTATGGACAACAAAAACAAAAGTTAGTGATTTACTAGCTGAGAAAAATATTAAACTTGATCAAGATGACCGCGTGTCACCTGCGAAAGACAGTAACTTAAAAGAAAAAATGACTGTAGAAGTTACATATGTCAATTCAAAAGCAGAAAAGAAAAATGAACAAGTTAAATTCGAAACAGTTTACAAAGAAGACGATAGCCTAAACAAAGGCGTTGAAAAAGTCGTTCAAGAAGGTAAGAACGGCGAAAAAGTTGTTGAGTATAAAGTAACATTTGAAAATGGCAAAGAGAAAAAACGCGATGTCATTAAAGAAAATGTCACTTCTAATAAAACTGATAAAGTAGTTGTACGCGGTACGAAAGAAAAAGTGGTAGCAACACAAGTTTCCACTTCATCTTCATCCGCTTCAAGTTCTTCATCATCAGCTCCATCATCAGGTGGTAAAACTTACAGAATGGAATCTACTGCGTATTCAGGTGGAGGCATTACAGCTTACGGCATTAACCTAAGTGCTAACCCTGGATTAAAAGTAATTGCAGTTGATCCACGAGTTATTCCGCTTGGCTCTAAAGTATGGGTTGAAGGATACGGAGAAGCAATCGCTGGAGATACTGGCGGTGTTATCAAAGGGAATATCGTTGATGTTTATTTCCCAAATGAAAGTCAGTGCTATTCATGGGGTAGAAGAATGGTAACTGTCAAAGTGTTAAACTAA
- the rnmV gene encoding ribonuclease M5 has product MSGKPVIHEFIVVEGRDDTTAINRSVIADTIETNGSALSQETIEKIRHAQELRGVIIFTDPDFPGEKIRKQIDSAVPGCKHAFINRQDALPKAGRGLGVEHASSANIREALENFHTSGTPAEKQFISKDILIHLGLLGGAGAKERREKIGNILKIGYTNGKQLQTRLESFAISEEQLVAACQKIMQEEENE; this is encoded by the coding sequence ATGAGCGGGAAGCCTGTAATACATGAATTTATAGTCGTAGAAGGACGGGATGACACAACGGCGATTAATCGTTCGGTCATTGCCGATACCATTGAAACCAATGGATCTGCCCTTTCACAAGAAACAATAGAAAAAATCAGACATGCGCAAGAACTTCGCGGCGTTATTATTTTTACAGACCCAGATTTTCCCGGTGAAAAAATCCGAAAACAAATCGACTCAGCGGTACCAGGCTGTAAACACGCTTTTATCAATCGCCAAGACGCTTTGCCAAAAGCAGGACGCGGCCTTGGGGTGGAACATGCCAGTAGCGCTAATATTCGGGAGGCATTGGAAAACTTCCATACGAGTGGGACGCCCGCTGAAAAACAATTTATTTCCAAAGATATTCTTATCCACCTCGGTCTTCTTGGAGGAGCGGGAGCGAAAGAACGTAGAGAAAAAATCGGTAATATACTAAAAATCGGCTATACAAATGGGAAACAATTACAAACTAGACTAGAATCATTTGCAATCAGTGAAGAACAGCTAGTAGCCGCGTGCCAAAAGATTATGCAGGAGGAAGAAAATGAGTAA
- the rsmA gene encoding 16S rRNA (adenine(1518)-N(6)/adenine(1519)-N(6))-dimethyltransferase RsmA — MSKDIATPGRTTEILKKYGFLFKKSLGQNFLIDSNILTRITDTAEITKETNVIEIGPGIGALTEQLAKTANEVVAFEIDQRLLPILDDTLSAYSNVQVVHGDVLKADVEEVVAEQFAKPELPLKIVANLPYYVTTPIILKLLHDNIPADSMTFMLQKEVADRISAVPSTKSYGSLTIAIQFYMEAELAFIVPKTVFMPQPNVDSAVIHLKRRKEPLAEVNDEEFFFEVTRASFAQRRKTLWNNLASKFPALKPRKDELVEGLNAIGIDLIRRGETLDIPEFAKLSNFLGDFLKEK, encoded by the coding sequence ATGAGTAAAGATATTGCAACTCCCGGAAGAACGACAGAAATCCTAAAAAAATATGGTTTCTTATTTAAGAAAAGTTTAGGTCAAAACTTTCTAATCGATAGTAATATTTTGACACGAATTACAGATACAGCAGAAATAACAAAAGAAACAAATGTAATTGAAATCGGCCCAGGAATTGGCGCGTTAACAGAACAATTAGCAAAAACCGCTAATGAAGTCGTTGCGTTTGAGATAGATCAACGTTTACTGCCAATTCTTGATGATACGCTTAGTGCTTACAGTAACGTCCAAGTAGTCCATGGCGATGTGCTAAAAGCGGATGTAGAGGAAGTTGTAGCAGAGCAATTCGCTAAGCCAGAACTACCACTAAAAATCGTAGCCAATCTTCCGTATTACGTAACCACGCCAATTATTTTAAAACTTCTACACGATAATATCCCGGCAGATTCTATGACATTTATGCTCCAAAAAGAAGTCGCGGACCGGATAAGTGCAGTTCCAAGCACGAAAAGCTACGGCAGCTTAACTATCGCTATCCAATTTTACATGGAAGCTGAATTAGCCTTTATCGTGCCAAAAACCGTCTTCATGCCGCAACCAAATGTAGATTCCGCAGTAATTCATCTGAAGCGCCGCAAAGAACCATTAGCTGAAGTGAACGACGAAGAATTTTTCTTTGAAGTAACAAGAGCTTCATTTGCTCAAAGAAGAAAGACCCTTTGGAATAACTTAGCTTCTAAATTCCCGGCTTTAAAACCTCGCAAAGACGAGCTAGTAGAAGGTTTAAATGCCATTGGAATAGACTTAATCCGCCGTGGTGAAACGTTAGATATTCCAGAATTCGCTAAATTAAGCAATTTTCTAGGGGATTTTTTAAAGGAAAAATAA
- the veg gene encoding biofilm formation stimulator Veg codes for MPKTIASIKTNLDSRLGKALTLKANGGRKKTIERCGILAETYPSVFIVELDQDENNFERVSYSYTDILTDAVELVFTDDNKELAL; via the coding sequence ATGCCAAAAACCATTGCAAGCATTAAGACGAATTTAGATTCTAGATTAGGTAAAGCATTGACATTGAAAGCAAACGGTGGTCGTAAGAAAACGATTGAACGTTGCGGTATCCTAGCTGAAACATATCCATCCGTTTTCATTGTGGAGCTTGATCAAGATGAAAACAACTTTGAAAGAGTATCCTATAGTTACACGGATATCTTAACAGACGCAGTAGAACTTGTATTTACAGATGATAATAAAGAATTAGCTTTGTAA
- the ispE gene encoding 4-(cytidine 5'-diphospho)-2-C-methyl-D-erythritol kinase: protein MKISITAPAKINLSLDALYKRDDGYHEVEMVMTTIDLADRLYLERLDEDKIVLDVKAHFIPEDRRNLIYQAALLLKKRFDVKMGVRITIDKHIPVSAGLAGGSSDAAAALKGLNIIWELGLSIEELAEISSEIGSDIAFCVYGGTALATGRGEKISALPNMPGCWIVLAKPSISVSTPTIYKELQVESVEHPDTKKMIESIKNGDLDGIFASTGNVLESVTLEKNPQVKRIKDRMLAFGAEAALMSGSGPTVFALIKQYSRAKRVYNGLRGFCEEVYMVRPWSEGENDTNK from the coding sequence ATGAAAATAAGCATAACAGCACCAGCTAAAATTAATCTTTCACTTGATGCGCTGTACAAACGTGATGATGGCTATCATGAAGTGGAAATGGTGATGACAACAATTGATCTTGCTGACAGGTTATACTTAGAACGCTTAGATGAAGATAAAATTGTGCTAGATGTAAAAGCGCACTTTATTCCAGAAGATCGTCGTAACTTAATTTATCAAGCGGCTCTTCTTTTAAAAAAGCGTTTTGACGTAAAGATGGGTGTGCGCATTACAATTGATAAGCACATTCCTGTTTCTGCGGGGCTTGCTGGTGGTAGTTCAGATGCGGCGGCAGCGCTCAAAGGCTTGAATATTATTTGGGAACTTGGTCTTTCAATAGAAGAATTAGCTGAAATTAGTTCAGAAATCGGTTCTGATATCGCGTTTTGCGTATACGGAGGAACAGCACTAGCAACGGGACGTGGTGAAAAAATTTCTGCGTTACCTAATATGCCTGGTTGCTGGATTGTGCTAGCTAAACCGAGCATCAGCGTATCAACACCAACCATCTATAAAGAACTTCAAGTAGAAAGTGTAGAACACCCAGACACTAAAAAAATGATTGAATCCATCAAAAATGGTGATTTAGACGGAATTTTTGCGTCGACTGGTAATGTGCTAGAATCGGTGACATTAGAAAAAAATCCACAAGTTAAACGAATAAAAGATCGGATGTTAGCGTTTGGTGCTGAGGCGGCTCTTATGAGTGGTAGCGGGCCGACAGTGTTTGCGCTCATCAAACAGTACTCCAGAGCAAAACGTGTCTATAACGGCTTGCGTGGCTTTTGTGAGGAAGTCTATATGGTTAGACCGTGGAGTGAAGGCGAGAACGATACAAATAAATAA
- the chbG gene encoding chitin disaccharide deacetylase, producing MKIIFNADDFGISPGAVYGILESYKRGVVKSTTLLANSPAFDLAVEVAKENPGLDIGAHLTLTFGSPVLQGLETLTDDDGRFRRNYTALENGLADVDMNEVERELTAQIEKILDAGITISHFDTHHSIEPLIYPVQHKLAEKYGVSIRRHSDVSDFGAIKTPDLFATEFYADGVSFETIKKLVQEHIGTNDVVEVMTHPAYIDETLREISSYVEPRIKEVSILTSRELQAYLGQQEVEIISFRDL from the coding sequence ATGAAAATTATTTTTAATGCAGATGATTTTGGAATTAGCCCAGGAGCAGTTTACGGTATTTTAGAGTCTTATAAGCGAGGCGTTGTGAAATCTACCACGCTGCTAGCTAATAGTCCGGCGTTTGATTTGGCAGTAGAAGTAGCGAAAGAAAACCCAGGTCTCGATATTGGTGCGCATTTGACCCTGACGTTCGGTTCTCCAGTCCTTCAAGGTCTAGAAACGCTAACGGATGATGATGGACGTTTCCGCAGAAATTATACAGCACTTGAAAATGGATTAGCGGATGTGGATATGAACGAGGTGGAACGAGAGTTAACTGCACAAATCGAGAAAATTTTAGATGCAGGCATTACTATTTCTCACTTTGATACACATCACTCGATTGAGCCGTTAATTTATCCTGTACAACATAAACTGGCAGAAAAATACGGTGTGAGCATTAGACGTCATTCTGATGTTTCAGATTTTGGAGCTATAAAAACACCTGATTTATTTGCTACAGAGTTTTATGCAGACGGTGTATCTTTTGAAACAATCAAAAAATTAGTGCAAGAGCATATTGGAACGAATGATGTAGTCGAAGTAATGACGCATCCTGCATATATTGATGAAACATTGCGCGAGATATCTAGTTATGTAGAGCCGCGCATCAAAGAAGTTTCGATTCTAACTTCAAGAGAATTACAAGCATATTTAGGCCAACAAGAAGTAGAGATTATTAGTTTTCGTGATTTATAA
- the purR gene encoding pur operon repressor: MKIRRSERLIDMTQFLLSHPRKLVPLTMFAERYGSAKSSISEDLVIIKKTFEDRGIGTLETVPGAAGGVQYISIAGNDDVLDFVHTLCNRIAEPNRLLPGGYLYLSDLLGEPVTLKAIGKILATKFNNQKIDAIMTVATKGIPIAQAVAEHLSVPFVIVRRDSKVTEGSTVSINYVSGSSKRIEKMELSKRSLAEGSNVVIVDDFMKAGGTINGMKNLLEEFNAHLVGIGVLVESEYAEERLVDDYVSLVKIKNVNMKEKQIEVVDGNYFNS, translated from the coding sequence ATGAAGATTCGTCGCAGTGAACGATTAATTGATATGACGCAGTTTCTGTTATCGCATCCGCGAAAGTTAGTGCCGCTTACGATGTTTGCTGAACGTTATGGCTCAGCTAAGTCTTCTATTAGTGAAGATTTGGTCATCATAAAGAAAACGTTTGAAGACAGAGGAATTGGTACGCTTGAAACTGTTCCGGGTGCTGCTGGTGGTGTGCAGTACATTTCGATAGCGGGAAATGATGATGTGCTGGATTTTGTGCACACACTATGTAATAGAATTGCGGAACCGAACCGTTTGCTTCCAGGTGGCTATTTGTACTTATCTGATTTGCTTGGAGAACCAGTTACGCTCAAAGCAATTGGTAAAATTTTAGCAACAAAATTCAATAACCAAAAAATAGATGCGATTATGACTGTTGCAACTAAAGGGATTCCGATTGCACAAGCGGTTGCTGAACATTTAAGTGTTCCATTTGTTATCGTACGTCGTGATAGCAAAGTGACAGAAGGCTCCACAGTGAGCATTAACTATGTTTCCGGTTCATCTAAACGAATCGAAAAAATGGAATTATCCAAACGTAGCCTGGCTGAAGGATCCAACGTAGTAATTGTGGATGACTTTATGAAAGCCGGCGGAACGATTAATGGCATGAAAAATTTACTAGAGGAATTCAATGCGCATTTAGTTGGAATTGGCGTGCTAGTTGAATCTGAATATGCAGAAGAACGTTTAGTAGATGATTACGTATCTCTTGTAAAAATAAAAAATGTAAATATGAAAGAAAAACAAATCGAAGTCGTTGATGGCAATTATTTCAATAGTTGA